The Cohnella abietis genome has a segment encoding these proteins:
- a CDS encoding helix-turn-helix domain-containing protein produces MEKLDQSKEHQIGDLIKHLLKKHSLSMRKLSSLCGMDTATISRIVNGKQQPKLIHLKQFSEHLDISLDKLIEASGYDIVDEKKERDMGILNSLDEIGKILGNSKLFDPQITTALIEQELVKYEQYAQTEEGHRMICHEFTAKVNQVNGVGPFIEHLKEMHMRYCDENTPSNYRTLLGSALLYFILSADIIPDYIFPVGYLDDAIAVYLVLDRLNQKGYTA; encoded by the coding sequence ATGGAAAAGTTAGATCAATCAAAGGAACACCAGATCGGAGATCTGATCAAGCATCTATTGAAAAAGCATTCTCTCTCCATGCGCAAGCTTAGCAGTCTTTGTGGAATGGACACCGCTACCATTTCAAGGATAGTGAACGGCAAACAACAACCGAAGCTGATTCATCTGAAGCAATTTTCCGAACATCTAGATATTTCATTGGACAAACTGATTGAAGCTTCCGGTTATGACATAGTTGACGAAAAAAAAGAACGCGATATGGGGATCCTGAATTCACTTGATGAGATAGGGAAAATACTTGGGAATTCCAAATTATTCGATCCTCAAATTACGACAGCGCTAATCGAACAAGAATTGGTCAAGTATGAGCAATATGCGCAGACAGAAGAAGGCCACCGCATGATCTGTCACGAATTTACTGCCAAAGTAAACCAAGTAAACGGCGTCGGGCCATTCATCGAGCATTTGAAAGAAATGCATATGCGATACTGCGATGAAAACACACCTAGCAACTATCGAACTTTGCTGGGAAGCGCATTGTTATACTTTATTTTGTCAGCGGATATCATTCCTGACTATATCTTTCCGGTAGGTTATCTAGATGATGCCATCGCTGTCTACCTGGTCTTGGACCGACTGAATCAGAAGGGATATACAGCCTAA
- a CDS encoding ATP-dependent DNA ligase, whose protein sequence is MLLPPTQLDEREKPFDDERYIFEPKINGHRLTLSMEGGAVRLYTRHNHDVTRQYPELYNVPIEDNSDFVLDGEVACINPESGSIDFELVMERLTLKKPMQIREAITLLPVHFFVFDILRYKGEDLRGWPLVERKKLLREVLCANNYISPLMSVDNTGVSLFDAIQGKELEGIVAKKKVSKYFDQPEDNWIKIINYNYAVVQIVGYRKNQFGWLLEYRGKNVGILDVAVPSAHKNAFFGVSKVLLTGEDRNFVYVKPQINARVKFRSWTRTGLLRKPVFVEFVV, encoded by the coding sequence ATGCTCCTTCCTCCAACGCAACTGGACGAACGTGAAAAACCGTTTGATGATGAGCGGTACATATTTGAGCCTAAAATTAATGGGCACCGCCTCACCCTCTCTATGGAGGGGGGCGCAGTCCGACTATATACCCGCCATAATCATGATGTCACTCGGCAATATCCAGAGCTTTATAATGTACCGATTGAGGATAACTCCGATTTTGTCCTGGATGGCGAGGTTGCTTGTATTAATCCAGAATCGGGATCTATTGATTTCGAATTGGTTATGGAACGATTGACATTGAAGAAACCAATGCAAATACGAGAAGCAATAACCCTCCTGCCGGTTCACTTTTTTGTTTTTGATATTTTGAGATATAAAGGTGAGGATTTACGTGGATGGCCGCTTGTAGAACGCAAGAAGCTCCTGAGAGAGGTGCTATGTGCCAACAACTATATAAGTCCCCTCATGAGCGTAGACAATACTGGAGTTTCCTTATTTGATGCCATTCAAGGCAAGGAGCTTGAGGGTATTGTTGCTAAAAAGAAGGTAAGCAAATACTTTGACCAACCCGAAGATAATTGGATAAAAATCATTAACTACAACTATGCCGTAGTTCAGATTGTCGGGTACCGGAAAAATCAATTCGGATGGTTATTGGAGTATAGAGGAAAAAACGTAGGCATCCTAGACGTTGCTGTTCCTTCAGCGCATAAGAATGCATTCTTCGGAGTTTCAAAGGTATTATTAACTGGGGAAGACCGAAATTTTGTTTATGTGAAACCGCAAATAAATGCGCGAGTTAAGTTTCGGAGTTGGACACGGACGGGATTGCTTAGGAAGCCTGTGTTTGTGGAGTTTGTTGTTTAA
- a CDS encoding acyltransferase family protein: MNVAKGIGIIAVVIGHSTTNINLLNFIYLFHMPLFFFVSGYFYKDKNTLSPWEFFKKKVTGLYVPFITFELISLVLHNAFLNWGIYTSQMTNNYSIQEFIAIAQQILSFNHTQIMTFTFWFFPSLFFSSMMFLMINMVANKAGRYSEVCKLIMVVAISAAGFILIKHNIVLSWSLRTSMVAIVLFYCGYLFKRFEDKIKSNIGIAIFCAVVLLFNMVKRVDMSTDVYINPVFFYMNALMGIYLIIFISKFICRKYGSLNFLNYCGKKTIIIMATQYLGLYYGRMITSYIEANIYSKMQVSSVIVSNTWVIVALCGLFVPLAIQYIIDRLVTLKMNARKQAITLKV, encoded by the coding sequence ATGAATGTCGCTAAAGGTATAGGAATTATTGCCGTTGTCATTGGCCATTCAACAACGAATATTAATTTGTTGAATTTTATCTACCTTTTTCATATGCCGTTATTCTTTTTTGTTTCAGGATATTTCTATAAGGACAAAAATACTCTTTCGCCCTGGGAGTTCTTTAAGAAAAAGGTGACAGGGTTATATGTCCCATTTATAACATTCGAGCTTATTTCTCTCGTTCTTCACAACGCATTTTTGAACTGGGGCATATACACGTCGCAAATGACAAATAATTATTCCATACAGGAATTCATTGCGATAGCGCAGCAGATTTTAAGTTTCAACCATACGCAAATCATGACATTTACATTTTGGTTTTTCCCTAGCCTTTTCTTTTCGAGTATGATGTTTCTAATGATTAATATGGTAGCAAATAAAGCAGGAAGATATTCGGAAGTATGCAAACTCATTATGGTAGTAGCAATATCTGCTGCCGGCTTTATATTAATTAAGCATAATATCGTTTTAAGTTGGAGTTTGAGAACATCGATGGTGGCAATTGTTTTATTTTATTGTGGCTATCTGTTTAAGCGCTTTGAGGATAAGATTAAAAGTAATATTGGAATCGCAATCTTTTGCGCAGTTGTTTTACTTTTTAATATGGTCAAAAGAGTTGATATGAGTACGGATGTGTATATTAATCCTGTATTTTTTTATATGAATGCTCTTATGGGGATATATTTGATAATCTTTATTAGTAAGTTTATTTGCAGAAAATATGGGAGCTTGAACTTTTTGAATTATTGCGGTAAAAAAACAATCATAATAATGGCTACTCAGTATTTGGGACTATACTATGGAAGGATGATTACTTCCTATATTGAAGCAAACATTTATAGCAAAATGCAAGTAAGCAGCGTTATAGTAAGCAACACATGGGTCATTGTTGCCTTATGTGGACTGTTCGTACCGTTGGCAATCCAATATATTATCGACCGTTTGGTTACTTTGAAAATGAATGCTCGAAAACAAGCTATAACATTAAAGGTGTAG
- a CDS encoding DUF378 domain-containing protein codes for MKILNIVALALLIIGGVNWLLIGLFEYDLVAGIFGKASRVIFTIVGICALYALKFFNDVGSEESAR; via the coding sequence ATGAAAATACTCAATATTGTGGCGCTTGCTTTGTTAATTATCGGTGGGGTTAACTGGCTGTTGATTGGTTTATTTGAATACGATTTAGTTGCTGGTATTTTCGGGAAGGCCTCCAGAGTTATTTTTACAATTGTAGGAATATGCGCTCTCTATGCTTTGAAGTTCTTCAATGATGTGGGTTCTGAAGAGTCGGCTAGATAA
- a CDS encoding PHP domain-containing protein, which produces MKVDMHFHLEEGPYSLRWLSRTLQALAATEPKPDQALGHHTLQYAEEMSKLMNNRLHAGSFSEEWLDRYLTLGRARGIKAFGVVDHLYRFKECRPYYEKHMLLDDSPIGKLQQAWLDQVCVASLSDFVRFVTEAKKTRPDLALGVEADFFPGGEDDLRALLAEYEWDYIIGSVHFIEGWGFDNPETQAEFKKLEPLETYARYYEMLRQACMSGLFQIIAHPDNLKVFGFRPANEDDLLPFYRKVAEEMILGGVATEINTGLAYRFPIAESCPSPLFLSVLAQYHVPLTLSSDAHFPDDIGTLLDEARAAAIEVGYTELTVFRDRKPIKVPIGAY; this is translated from the coding sequence GGATCAGGCACTTGGACATCATACACTTCAATATGCCGAGGAAATGTCAAAGCTGATGAATAACAGGCTTCATGCGGGAAGCTTTAGTGAAGAGTGGTTGGATCGGTATTTGACCCTAGGTCGTGCGAGAGGCATTAAAGCATTCGGTGTAGTTGATCATTTGTACCGCTTTAAGGAATGCCGGCCTTATTACGAGAAGCATATGCTGTTAGATGACAGTCCTATCGGCAAGCTGCAGCAAGCTTGGCTGGATCAGGTTTGCGTGGCTTCGCTCTCCGATTTTGTTAGATTTGTGACAGAGGCGAAGAAAACTCGTCCGGATTTAGCGTTAGGGGTAGAGGCGGATTTTTTCCCAGGTGGAGAAGATGATCTTCGAGCTCTATTAGCTGAATATGAGTGGGATTATATTATTGGTTCAGTTCATTTCATTGAAGGCTGGGGCTTTGACAATCCAGAGACACAAGCTGAGTTTAAGAAGCTGGAGCCTCTAGAAACTTACGCTCGTTATTACGAAATGCTTCGGCAAGCCTGTATGTCGGGTTTGTTTCAAATAATAGCCCACCCAGATAATCTGAAAGTATTTGGCTTCCGTCCAGCTAATGAGGACGACTTGCTTCCCTTTTACAGAAAGGTAGCAGAGGAAATGATACTTGGTGGAGTTGCAACAGAAATTAATACCGGCCTAGCCTATCGATTTCCAATTGCCGAAAGCTGCCCGAGTCCCTTGTTTTTGTCCGTTCTAGCCCAGTACCATGTGCCGCTTACTTTGTCCTCTGACGCTCATTTTCCTGATGATATCGGAACGTTACTAGACGAGGCGAGGGCAGCTGCAATAGAAGTGGGATATACGGAATTGACTGTATTCAGAGACCGTAAGCCGATTAAGGTGCCTATCGGAGCCTATTAG
- a CDS encoding acetyltransferase: MLNTISPYQENVHDKLVDIWYRAVCLTHTFLEEKDIEFYHQMLQNGALKEVEIWVDFNENKEPTGFIGLDRSKIEMLFVDTNYHGKGIGSRLIRHAEKIKGSPLQVDVNEQNDRACGFYKKFGFVQTGRSELDSSGQPFPLLHLEYKAPAQ; encoded by the coding sequence ATGCTAAACACAATTTCCCCCTATCAAGAGAACGTGCATGATAAATTAGTTGATATTTGGTATCGAGCAGTATGTCTTACTCACACATTTTTGGAAGAGAAGGATATTGAATTTTACCATCAGATGCTTCAAAATGGAGCGTTAAAAGAAGTTGAGATTTGGGTAGACTTTAACGAAAACAAAGAACCAACGGGATTTATTGGACTTGACAGATCAAAAATAGAAATGCTTTTCGTGGATACAAATTACCACGGGAAGGGAATTGGGAGCCGACTAATAAGGCATGCCGAAAAAATAAAAGGGAGCCCCCTCCAAGTTGATGTCAACGAGCAAAACGATAGAGCATGCGGATTTTATAAGAAATTTGGTTTTGTACAAACAGGACGGTCTGAGTTGGACAGCTCAGGACAGCCCTTTCCTCTACTTCATTTAGAATATAAGGCACCAGCACAATAA
- a CDS encoding amidase, protein MNKTIKKTSFAIIAISFAVSSLLVGCSKDEKIENVQTEPTPPRSIDVVELGLTGSLALLESGDATSFELTSSYLARIKAYDDAYGSEPGLHAIITVNKNALDEAKQLDEERAAGTLRGPLHGVPLIIKDNFATKDMPTTNGSIAFADYQTDKDATIVNKLREAGAIILAKSNLSEFAWSGEDSISSIRGEVRNPYDQTRTSSGSSGGTAAAISASMGAAGFGSDTYGSIRNPSAHQSLVGVRTTKGLVSTAGITPQVAYLDTAGPMTISVTDAAILLDVVAGYDPEDPYTNAIQGKKLGSYASSLSNSSLKGKKIGFVDLSDDPDGTYAKFADERNRVKVLINQAKADIEAQGATVVLIKESDFSSMWNHIEWDSIKYYIDDWFTKIPANWPNHLAELAEPTNALTLDDYIADGRAIQEIADSKDWLLTASKPSVFEEDVARKSVNLEKFKALYTKLGLDAIVYATDSITASKITGDDKFHNDAWSALASGLGLPVVTVPAGFTSSGLPVGLSLLGLPYSEGELLSYAYNYEQATHHRVAPSSTPKL, encoded by the coding sequence ATGAACAAGACAATTAAGAAAACAAGTTTCGCCATCATTGCTATATCGTTCGCGGTTAGCAGCTTGCTCGTTGGATGCAGCAAGGATGAAAAAATTGAAAATGTACAGACTGAGCCTACTCCACCTCGTTCTATCGATGTTGTTGAACTAGGACTCACAGGCTCCCTCGCTTTACTTGAAAGTGGAGATGCAACCTCCTTCGAGCTTACATCCAGTTACTTGGCTCGAATTAAGGCATACGATGATGCATACGGTTCCGAACCAGGGTTGCATGCGATTATTACCGTAAATAAGAATGCATTGGACGAAGCGAAACAGCTTGATGAAGAACGTGCTGCCGGCACACTGCGTGGCCCTTTACACGGCGTCCCCTTAATTATTAAGGACAACTTCGCAACCAAAGACATGCCGACAACGAATGGGTCTATCGCCTTCGCGGATTACCAGACCGATAAAGATGCGACTATCGTTAACAAGCTGCGCGAAGCTGGAGCCATTATCTTAGCCAAATCCAACTTATCCGAGTTCGCATGGTCCGGAGAAGATTCCATTAGCAGCATCCGGGGAGAAGTACGGAACCCCTACGATCAGACGCGTACATCCAGTGGCTCAAGTGGTGGCACGGCTGCAGCAATATCGGCAAGTATGGGAGCTGCTGGTTTCGGATCGGATACGTATGGTTCAATTCGTAATCCAAGCGCACACCAGAGTCTCGTCGGGGTCCGTACAACTAAAGGCTTGGTGAGCACCGCAGGCATAACGCCTCAAGTAGCTTACCTCGATACTGCAGGTCCTATGACAATAAGCGTCACAGATGCTGCAATTCTGCTTGACGTGGTTGCGGGGTATGATCCAGAAGATCCTTATACAAACGCCATTCAGGGTAAGAAATTGGGATCCTATGCGAGTTCGCTTAGTAATAGTTCACTTAAAGGCAAGAAAATAGGCTTTGTTGACCTCTCCGATGATCCTGACGGAACCTATGCGAAATTCGCTGATGAACGCAATAGGGTCAAAGTGTTAATCAATCAGGCGAAAGCCGACATCGAGGCGCAGGGTGCAACAGTGGTACTTATCAAGGAGTCTGATTTCTCCTCAATGTGGAATCACATTGAATGGGATAGCATCAAATATTATATTGATGACTGGTTCACAAAGATCCCAGCGAATTGGCCGAATCATCTTGCCGAATTGGCCGAGCCTACTAACGCCCTGACCCTAGACGACTATATTGCTGATGGCCGGGCTATCCAGGAGATTGCAGATTCCAAGGACTGGTTGCTAACAGCAAGCAAACCTTCAGTATTCGAGGAAGATGTCGCACGCAAATCTGTCAACTTAGAAAAATTCAAGGCCTTGTATACAAAGCTAGGACTTGATGCCATTGTCTATGCAACAGATTCAATAACAGCATCCAAAATAACCGGGGATGATAAATTCCATAATGATGCATGGTCCGCATTGGCCTCCGGCCTCGGTCTTCCAGTCGTAACTGTACCGGCAGGGTTCACATCCAGCGGCCTTCCTGTTGGACTCTCTCTATTGGGCCTTCCTTATTCAGAAGGAGAACTACTCTCCTATGCTTACAACTACGAGCAAGCGACACATCATCGGGTAGCTCCATCCAGCACACCGAAGCTATAA
- a CDS encoding alpha/beta-type small acid-soluble spore protein, protein MANNRSSNQLVVNEARAALDQMKYEAAQELGINFPKDGYHGELLSRDAGRIGGNITRRLVQMAEQQLSGQSNSFR, encoded by the coding sequence ATGGCAAATAATCGGAGTTCAAATCAGCTCGTAGTAAACGAGGCTCGGGCTGCGCTAGATCAAATGAAGTATGAAGCGGCTCAAGAATTGGGGATCAATTTCCCGAAAGATGGGTATCACGGTGAATTACTTTCCAGAGACGCTGGACGTATTGGTGGTAACATTACCCGTCGTTTGGTCCAGATGGCTGAACAACAGCTTTCAGGGCAATCGAACAGCTTCAGATAA